The Pecten maximus chromosome 12, xPecMax1.1, whole genome shotgun sequence genome includes a region encoding these proteins:
- the LOC117339664 gene encoding uncharacterized protein LOC117339664 produces the protein MISKVKLFLLNILVISWLGQSAGSESCFGLFYQTYFDSYYGLYGITTSYRHFYFYYNSYYGSSAKFCPDRCCTITDGATYYYYYYNNRLSYSYRTCCYSYVDVTLSYKSSGKSASTTGLIIGCTIGGTLFAVMVIFSLLVARCMYRERKRIDPTSTSKESNPTDESFVTMADSPEVGTSFTITTSSTTTKPATEIIIT, from the exons ATGATCAGCAAAGTCAAACTGTTCCTGCTAAACATTTTAGTTATATCGTGGTtag GTCAAAGTGCCGGTTCCGAGAGCTGTTTCGGACTGTTCTATCAAACTTACTTTGACAGCTACTATGGACTTTATGGTATAACCACCAGTTATcgccatttttatttttattataattctTACTATGGTTCCTCTGCTAAGTTCTGCCCAGATCGTTGCTGTACGATAACTGACGGGGCTacttactactactactactacaacaATAGACTCTCATATTCCTATAGGACCTGCTGTTATAGTTACGTAGATGTCACACTTTCCTACAAATCATCTGGAAAATCAGCAAGCAC CACAGGACTGATCATTGGGTGCACTATAGGAGGGACGCTTTTTGCCGTGATGGTAATATTTTCATTGCTAGTGGCCCGTTGTATGTACCGGGAAAGGAAAAGAATCGACCCGACATCAACATCAAAAGAATCAAATCCAACTGACGAATCTTTTG TTACCATGGCGGACAGCCCAGAGGTCGGAACCAGTTTCACTATCACTACTTCATCCACGACGACAAAACCAGCAACCGAAATCATTATTACATAG
- the LOC117339665 gene encoding uncharacterized protein LOC117339665: MISKVKLFLLNILVISWLGQSAGSESCFGLFYQTYFDSYYGLYGISTNYRHFYSPSAKFCPDRCCTITDGATYYYNYNFFYNRLSYSYRTCCYSYVDVTPSYKSSEKSASTTGLIIGCTIGGTLFAVMVIFSLLVARCMYRERKRIGSTSTLKGSNPTDESVVTMADSPEVGTSFTITTSSTTTKPATEIIIT; encoded by the exons ATGATCAGTAAAGTCAAACTGTTCCTGCTTAACATTTTAGTTATATCGTGGTtag GTCAAAGTGCCGGTTCCGAGAGCTGTTTCGGACTGTTCTATCAAACTTACTTTGACAGCTACTATGGACTTTATGGTATAAGCACCAATTATCGCCATTTTTATAGTCCCTCTGCTAAGTTCTGCCCAGATCGTTGCTGTACGATAACTGACGGGGCTACTTACTACTACAACTACAACTTCTTCTACAATAGACTCTCATATTCCTATAGGACCTGCTGTTATAGTTACGTAGATGTCACACCTTCCTACAAATCATCTGAAAAATCAGCAAGCAC CACAGGACTGATCATTGGGTGCACTATAGGAGGGACGCTTTTTGCCGTGATGGTAATATTTTCATTGCTAGTGGCCCGTTGTATGTACCGGGAAAGGAAAAGAATTGGCTCGACATCAACATTAAAGGGATCAAATCCAACTGACGAATCTGTTG TTACCATGGCGGACAGCCCAGAGGTCGGAACCAGTTTCACTATCACTACTTCATCCACGACGACAAAACCAGCAACCGAAATCATTATTACATAG
- the LOC117339666 gene encoding uncharacterized protein LOC117339666: MISKVKLFLLNILVISWLGPSSGYERCVGLFYKTSLDSYYGRYQIYTDYNHWRYHYSYRYCPDRCCTINNGYTFFSRDYSYRTCCYSYVDVTPSYTSSGKTVSTTGLIVGCTFGGTLFAVLVIFSLLVARCMYRDRKRIDPTSISNGSSPPDESIVAMADNPEDGTSFTNTTSSKAANPATEVTIT; encoded by the exons ATGATCAGTAAAGTCAAACTGTTCCTGCTTAACATTTTAGTTATATCGTGGTtag GTCCAAGTTCTGGTTACGAGAGATGTGTGGGTCTGTTCTATAAAACTTCCCTGGACAGCTACTATGGCCGTTATCAGATATACACCGATTATAACCATTGGCGTTATCATTATTCCTATCGTTACTGCCCTGACCGATGTTGTACGATAAATAACGGATACACGTTCTTTAGCCGGGACTATTCCTATAGGACCTGCTGTTATAGTTACGTAGACGTCACACCTTCCTACACATCATCTGGAAAAACAGTAAGCAC CACAGGGCTGATCGTTGGGTGCACTTTTGGAGGGACACTTTTTGCCGTGCTGGTAATATTTTCCTTGCTGGTTGCCCGTTGTATGTATCGAGACAGGAAAAGAATCGACCCAACATCCATATCAAACGGATCAAGTCCACCTGACGAATCTATCG TTGCCATGGCGGACAACCCAGAGGACGGAACCAGTTTCACTAATACAACTTCATCCAAGGCGGCAAACCCAGCAACCGAAGTCACTATTACATAA